CTCCACCACCACTCTCCGCCGCCGCTACCATCCACTGCCGCCGCCACCCGCAATCACTACTAtcgaccaccaccactcaccactgATTTTATTCATTCGTTTTTCTTCCTACCAAACAATACACCATAATAATTCATTCAATtcccacatggtaaccaaacaagacatggaatagtaatgatccattgcattctcttgttcattccattacctcgttcaTTCCATTCCCTCATCCATTCTATTCCCCCATACCAAACACACCCTTAGGTactgtttggtatgcaggaatgggAGGTGGAATGGAATAAACTATTGCGATGGAATGAAAAAAagtgtgtttggttggtcaacgtAATGGAATCACCTATTACATAagtcattccattccctcaaattcATTCCATCCGTTCCCCCTATTTTTTTCGATTGCATTCCCTCTCCTAGCCTACGTCACAAACACCGCCCATCACCTccaccacctaccaccaccacctgccgtcgtcaccacccgccaccaacctccgccgaccaccaccaccgtcctcAGCCGCCACCGCCGCCAGCCGCCCGCCACCGCCATCGACTACCACCGCTGCCACCCACCGTCGCAAACCACGGCCAACCCGACCACTAACGCCACCcccgtcgaccaccaccaccatcctccgttcCCACTACCTGCTaccgtcgaccaccaccacccatcgtcgTCGCCGCCACACGTCaccaccgaccaccgccacccGACCTCTACCGCTACCCTCCGTCGACCACCACGTACCACCATCCTTGGCGGCCACCACTCGCTaccgtcgaccaccaccacccaccgtcgttgccaccaccatcgccgccacctGCCACCACAGCCACCTGCCACCGCAGACCACCGCTAACCCCGACCATCGCCACCGCCACCGCTAACAACCGTCACccaccgaccaccgccacccaccaccgctaccaccgaccaccgccacccaccaccgctaccaccgaccaccgccacccaccGCCACCCATCGCTGCCACCGCCACTAGCCGCCACCGATCACCGCCACCACCCGTCACTGATTTAATTCATTCCTCTTTTCTTACCTACCAAACAACACAAGGTAATGATTTATTTCTTTCCtgcatggtaaccaaacaagactatGGAATGTAAtgatctatttcatttccttgtccattccattccctcatctATTTCATTCCACATgcattataatttttttattcgAACATAAAAGAATTTCTATATTTTATGATAGTTGAGATCTATAAATTGAAAAGGCATCTAATTTGAGGGGTTATAATTAAAAAATTCAGATCAGGGTTTACCCTTCGTTCTCCTCTACATATACAATGTTCGATTTTCAAGGACGCCGCAACATGCTCTATTAACTTCAGGTCAAGATGAGATATCTGATTCCGTGTCCATGTAAGCCATTTTTCGATTGCTATTTAACTTTTCGTCATTTGCTTTAGGAGTTAAACTATAATCTTTGGTATATATAGATGTATCAAAATAGCGGGTTGTTTTCAAAAGCCTCTGATCTTCGATTTTCCGTTTTCGTAATTCAAAGGAATTGCATACATAGAGTCTATCTTGATGTTTTCTAAATTTAATGTGTATGTTTTAGGATTTTCGGTTTTCTAAATTAAATGTGTTGGCTAATTGAAAACATTAATTCACGATTTGGTCTGAGGGTTTTCTGTCACGAACGTGTTCTGATTAtaaaagtatatattttttttgtgtgttaGCCATCAATCCACTCAGGGTATACATTGATTTCACTCTAGTCCGAGGATTGGATCATAACATGTTGCTTGTTCATGGGGTATCTCTCAGGTATTGTAAATTCAAATGTCCATATCCTTGTTATATGATTTGTTTCGTTTCAGATTatgattatatattttatttttgaatgttAAATATGTACTTTGATGGTCAACCTGATACAAGTTTAATGTTCAAGTCCGATAGTTGCTTGCTAGTTGTTTTCctttaaaaatgattttttttaaattatttataatttgAATTTTGATTGAACACAGTGATGAAGAAAAGGTGGGAGACCTTTGGCATCCTGAGAATCAGATGGCACCATTCACACTACTGGACCTATGGGTACTATTAAAggtttgaaattttatttttcaagaatattttatttttcttgctTCTGCATGCTCTAATTCaaataattttgttaattaaCAATGGTATTGCGCTACGTCACTCGGTTGTTTAACTTGCCATTACATGTACTATTTTGTAATTTCTGAGTGTGATAATGAATCTGATTACACTGTTACTCTATATATCAAGTTACATCATGGAAACACTAATACTCTTCCGACTTTCGTACAAACAGAATCTTCAATCCAACAACAAATCTCAAATTGCGCTGAAAATCAATATTAACAATGAGTCATAAACGCCCACCTCTTGGACCGAGTCGACTTCAAAGATCAAGGTATACTAGATACTCAATTTCTAAATACGATTATCATGCACTAGTTTATGTCCTTTTATGTTCAGTTTCACTAAATATGTTTTTATTGTTCATAAAGAACTTACACTTTGAACTCAATTGATCAAATCTGGGCTTTAACATAACAAAACTTGATCTTTTCATATAATGTGATCCGTACTCTTATATCAACAAttattttttgtttaatttttcCTTATTTTCTCAAATAGAATATTTTAATCAAAAGGATCAAAATCCAACTATGAAATATTCAataataattaattatttattatctATTTGTTTGATGGATTTTATAAATGCGAAGtcaatataaagatcattaaatTTATCCATTCATTAGGTTACAATCGTCATTTAAAAATGCGAAATCAGTTTTGGTTACTGAAGTTATAATTTAGTTTGCAAAATGAGCTGTTGTGATCTGTATGATGAATCAACAACGCATTCAACACTTGGATTCTCACATGAAAGGTTTAGTGGTTTACTTATTTTTACGGAAGTTGGTGCTCTTTTTACTAGCTTACCTTTTCTGGTTGGTTAGAAATCAACAATATGCCCTTATCGGTGCTTTAGAGAGGGTCACATAAGCAAATTTACAAATAGCCTTAATGCCTTTAGAGGTTCCTTTCTACATTTTTTGCATAACATGTGGAAATTTTCATTTACCAGGAGCTCGAGTTATAATTGTTCTTTTACAAGTTAAGGAATGGTGACTACTAGAAGTATGGTGAGAAAACTAACGAAGTCGGGCACTTCTGACGATGATACTTCAGGATCATGGTTAAGCTTTAACGATGATCTGTTGCTATTAATTTTGATGCATCTTGGATTTTTTGATTATGTTGCTTTAAGTGGCGTGTGCAAGGCATGGAGATCGATTGCGTTCTCTAACTGGAATAAGTTTATGATGTCAAAACAACCCATGTATTTATCTATCAGCTCTGATCTAATATTTCATAAAGATTGCTACATACACGACCACACAAGAAGAAAGTTGAAGACCATAATTCCCCATTCTAGTGCCAGGATGTGTATTGGAGTAAATTGCGGTTACTTGATATTTTTTAGAGGAAAACCAGTGACTTCTGGCATGTGAATCCCTTCACAAGGAAGGAACTTCATTCCCTGATTTCTCCGATGCTATAAGTAATATGTCAGCAAGCAAAAAGGGTATTCTTGTCTATTCACATGCAATGTCTGGGTGGGTGTTTGTGATAATCACCTGTCAATGTAATTCCACTGGCTTAGCTTTCTCTTTAGCTGGTAAACAATCCGAATGGAGATATATCTCTTGCAATCCCCCTATCCTTGATCTACACTTTTTCAAGGGAAAAATATATACGATACACACCATGAGTCAGTTATATGAATTCAGGCTTAATCCAGTTCCTACCTTTATCCCACAAAAAATGAAGAATTTCTCGCTGTTACACGTCAGATATAGGAACTTTATAAGTTCAGGTGAAAAACTTTATGTGATGACTAAAGTAAATAATGATTTTGATACTCTTGAAGTTGATTTTGATGAAATGAGATGGGTGAATTCGGAAAAGACAATAGCAGAATATAAACTTTTTGTAAGTGACTTGAAGTGTGATGCTGCTATTAGGCCCGATCCATGGGCCCACCCTTGGACACAGTACGGGAGGATTAATCACGCTGATTATGGCAATCAAAGTAAGGAGAAGGGCAAATGTTTGACTACATACATGTGGTACTTCCCCCATGATTGCTTGATTGATAACAACGCTGGTTCGTTCTCCTTTTTTATTTTAAGATTATTATAATGTTACAGTTGTTGATCTGGATTTACATATGTTCAACATTTTCGAAAGTTCTTATTTTCATAAGGGgtggttggtttttgtaaaaattctaTCAAATTTCCTcacttttttttttcacattCCTTGGGTAGATTTCTTAAACATGCATAACATAATAACTGCTACAATATCTATGACAAATAGGTTTAATTTGTGTCGTCTAACTAGATAAGAACCAAAGTAACAAATAATATGAATCTGTGATTGAATAATTGTAAGTTCCTGCTTTGTTTGTTCAACTAATGGATTCTGTTTGTTTCATCAGATACGGTGAATGGTGCTTTGCTGAATATTCTTGACGAGTAGAGCAAGAAAGTGGGTAATTCTTCTTCTGGTAGTTCAAGTAAATGCATGCGAAGATGAAAAGAACAGTAAACATATTAGTTGTAATGTGGGAAACTAGTTGAACTTGAAAGTTGTAATTGACTAATTGTGAGTTTAAGATGGTGACAAGTTTGTACTTTTCTTGTCTTTGGTTCTTCGCTCTCAAGCAAAGGGTCTTGTTGTCTTTGGATTCTTAGTTCTCAAGCGAAGGGTGTTTAGGAATGTGTTTTATTTTGCCTTTGCGGTTTTGTTTGGCACtgattatatattaaaaaataattatacaaGTGCGTAACATGTTATTGTGTTGTTTGTAATGAATAACTTGTTTCATTTTTAGAGTGCATTCTGAATCGTGGACATCTTAgttcacctttctatctttttaTCTTGGGACACTTTGAAGCAACAATGGCTAGATGCGATTGTTACAATAAAAATTTAGTGTCTCCACATACAAATTTTATTATGCAGTTAGTGACTATGGGCAAGTTGTTAATGTTCTAGCCGTTTTAATGGGTATGAAGGGCTAATGACCAAATTAGTAAAGATTTTAAGAGCTTAGTTTAGAAAACGCGCATGAGGCAATGAAAAGTACCAGCAAAATGCCCAAGTGTGTGTGAGGTAAAGGGATGCCTTGAAGTAATTCGAAATATGTAACTCTTATAATatataaaagagttaattgcacaaatcgtccctgaggtttgggcaggtttgtcattttcgtctaaaatgacacttttgtacctaATTGCCCcaaacgtttgtaactttttgccatttttatccaaaccactaacttagtttctttactcaagctaCTCAGAATAaatattagttagttaccctcataatcttaattaaataaatattttatttctaccaacatattttctaggtgctcaacacatttaaaaaatatgtaacgttttacaatttttttttctatctctacaactgaCGTTTTCTCTCTAAAAGTT
This is a stretch of genomic DNA from Helianthus annuus cultivar XRQ/B chromosome 16, HanXRQr2.0-SUNRISE, whole genome shotgun sequence. It encodes these proteins:
- the LOC110916503 gene encoding uncharacterized protein LOC110916503; the encoded protein is MSASKKGILVYSHAMSGWVFVIITCQCNSTGLAFSLAGKQSEWRYISCNPPILDLHFFKGKIYTIHTMSQLYEFRLNPVPTFIPQKMKNFSLLHVRYRNFISSGEKLYVMTKVNNDFDTLEVDFDEMRWVNSEKTIAEYKLFVSDLKCDAAIRPDPWAHPWTQYGRINHADYGNQSKEKGKCLTTYMWYFPHDCLIDNNADTVNGALLNILDE